The following coding sequences lie in one Spirosoma sp. KUDC1026 genomic window:
- a CDS encoding CusA/CzcA family heavy metal efflux RND transporter has translation MLDHIIRFSIQNKLIIGLFTLALIVWGGYSLTRLPIDALPDITNNQVQIITQSPALSAPDVERLISFPIEQTMATLPDLNEIRSISRFGLSVVTIVFDDDVDVYFARQQVFERLQQARAQIPSNAGEPELAPVTTGLGEIYQYVLQAKPGYEKKYPAVELRSIQDWLVRRQLLGTKGVADVSSFGGFLKQYEVAVDPQRLRAANVTMDELFTALERNNQNAGGAYIDRRPNAYFIRSEGLIGTLGDINKIVVRRTDEGIPIRVSDVAQVQLGHAVRYGAMTRNGDGEVVGAIVMMLKGENSSRVIGNVKQRIEQIRKSLPEGVEIHAFLDRTNLVDRAISTVERNLIEGALIVVFVLVLMLGNWRAGLVVASVIPLAMLFAVSLMNLFGVSGNLMSLGAIDFGLIVDGAVIIVEATLHHIQRRMRERANERIAETNALTGRGIPSYVTQKEPFTENKKAPSSYSLIHSFAHSQSEMDEEVYQAASRIRSSAAFGELIILIVYLPILALVGTEGKMFRPMAQTVVFAIIGAFILSLTYVPMLSALLLSKKIISDPKPTISDRLMAFFHRIYAPAIRWTLQHRGLVVGSSVGLFVLSLVIFSQLGGEFIPELDEGDFAVETRVMTGSSLSQSSNAALQAGRVLKANFPEVVEVIGKTGTGEIPTDPMPIEATDLMVILKDRADWTSADNREELVEKMEAKLHQIPGVSFGFLQPIQMRFSELMTGVKQDVAVKLYGEDLQVLGDYAARIGRVVSTVPGAKDLYVEQVSGLPQIVVKFDRDALARFGLSIEEANRYLQAAFAGASAGLVYEGERRYDLVVRLQEQSRQRLEDVQNLLLTTAGGQAVPLGQVANVSFQNSINQVQRENAQRRITVAFNVRERDVASVVNELQEKLAQQIKLPAGYYVTYGGQFQNLREAEQRLSIAVPVALGLIFLLLFFTFGSIRQSLLIFSAIPLAAIGGVVALWLRGMPFSISAGVGFIALFGVSVLNGIVLIGEFNHLKTETDLSLYDRILQGTATRLRPVLMTALVASLGFLPMALAQTAGAEVQRPLATVVIGGLISATLLTLLVLPCLYGWEQSIARNQSATRTTLPAHAGKLTVGLLLLLAASAQAQAPTQLTLDAALNQALTNNGSGQVSRLNIAIQQTGRRTARDISRLDVSWVGGQYNSIRWDNNFTISQSIPNGKLIRNQERLADATIRGSELQARLLQVELRSRVKSTYLTLAYLNERLTLLSVQDSLLVAFRRATEVRQRTGEGTGLEVATAENLLGELRNQLALTSADRTIALSNLQTLLNTTSPLDLPTAPLPRRALPVFSDSAVAQNPTLALLQQQVSIAEGQIAVEQAKLRPDYVVGYFNQSLIGTQTIEGPNGVPQERFFNGGKRFQGVQAGISIPVFQRAQRARIESAKLGQQLAEASLAYNQRNLQGELAVAVQEIRKQQTSLSYYEQTGLPVAQRLAEGAEKAFRAGEAGYLEYAQALTRSYQTRTTYLDTINQYNQAVIALEQLLGLP, from the coding sequence ATGCTGGATCACATTATCCGTTTTTCTATTCAGAACAAGCTCATCATAGGGCTGTTTACACTCGCTCTGATCGTCTGGGGAGGATATTCGCTCACCCGGTTGCCCATCGACGCCCTGCCTGACATTACCAATAACCAGGTACAGATTATTACCCAGAGCCCGGCCCTCTCAGCGCCCGATGTTGAGCGGCTCATCAGTTTTCCCATTGAGCAGACGATGGCTACCCTGCCCGACCTGAACGAGATTCGTTCAATTTCCCGGTTTGGGCTTTCCGTTGTTACGATTGTCTTCGACGATGATGTTGACGTGTATTTCGCGCGCCAGCAGGTTTTCGAGCGGCTCCAGCAGGCCCGGGCGCAAATCCCTTCGAACGCGGGCGAGCCCGAACTGGCTCCCGTTACAACGGGTCTCGGCGAGATTTATCAATACGTATTACAGGCAAAACCGGGTTACGAGAAAAAATATCCGGCCGTTGAACTACGATCCATCCAGGACTGGCTGGTCCGGCGGCAGCTGCTGGGAACCAAAGGAGTAGCCGATGTCAGTAGCTTCGGCGGCTTTCTCAAGCAGTACGAAGTAGCCGTCGACCCGCAGCGGCTTCGGGCGGCCAACGTCACGATGGACGAGCTATTTACGGCGCTGGAACGTAACAACCAGAACGCGGGCGGTGCCTACATCGACCGGCGACCCAACGCCTATTTTATTCGTTCCGAAGGACTGATCGGCACGCTTGGCGACATCAATAAAATTGTCGTTCGCCGAACCGACGAAGGCATTCCCATCCGCGTAAGCGATGTAGCACAGGTCCAGTTAGGGCATGCCGTGCGTTACGGGGCCATGACCCGAAATGGAGATGGTGAAGTGGTAGGAGCCATTGTGATGATGCTCAAAGGCGAGAATTCTTCCCGGGTAATTGGCAACGTCAAGCAACGTATCGAGCAGATCAGAAAATCCTTGCCGGAAGGGGTCGAAATCCACGCTTTCCTGGACCGTACCAACCTGGTCGACCGTGCCATCAGTACCGTCGAACGTAACCTGATCGAAGGAGCCCTGATCGTCGTGTTCGTATTGGTCCTGATGCTGGGCAACTGGCGCGCCGGACTGGTCGTCGCGTCGGTCATTCCCCTGGCCATGCTGTTTGCCGTTTCCCTGATGAACCTCTTTGGCGTATCGGGCAACCTGATGAGCCTGGGTGCTATCGACTTCGGCCTAATCGTCGACGGGGCCGTAATCATCGTAGAAGCCACGCTGCACCATATTCAAAGGCGAATGCGTGAAAGAGCGAATGAGCGAATAGCAGAAACAAACGCGCTTACTGGTAGGGGAATACCATCGTACGTAACCCAGAAAGAGCCGTTTACTGAAAATAAGAAAGCCCCCTCTTCCTATTCACTCATTCACTCATTCGCTCATTCACAATCAGAGATGGATGAAGAAGTCTACCAGGCGGCTAGTCGTATCCGGTCGTCGGCGGCTTTTGGTGAGTTGATTATTCTGATCGTGTATCTGCCGATTCTGGCGCTGGTCGGGACGGAGGGCAAGATGTTCCGGCCGATGGCGCAGACGGTGGTGTTTGCCATCATCGGAGCGTTTATTCTGTCGCTGACCTACGTACCCATGCTGTCGGCGCTCTTACTGAGTAAAAAGATCATATCCGATCCAAAGCCGACCATTTCGGATCGACTCATGGCGTTTTTCCACCGGATTTATGCCCCGGCTATCCGCTGGACCCTGCAGCACAGAGGCTTAGTTGTTGGCTCGTCGGTGGGGTTGTTTGTACTTTCGCTGGTCATCTTCAGTCAGTTGGGGGGCGAGTTCATTCCCGAGCTGGACGAGGGTGACTTCGCTGTCGAAACTAGGGTCATGACTGGCTCATCACTCTCTCAATCATCGAATGCCGCGCTTCAGGCCGGTCGGGTTCTGAAAGCCAATTTTCCGGAAGTAGTCGAGGTAATTGGCAAGACTGGCACCGGCGAAATACCAACCGACCCCATGCCCATCGAAGCCACTGACCTGATGGTCATTCTAAAAGATCGTGCCGACTGGACGTCCGCTGATAACCGGGAAGAACTGGTCGAGAAGATGGAAGCAAAACTGCACCAGATTCCGGGCGTTAGCTTTGGCTTCCTGCAACCTATCCAGATGCGCTTTAGTGAATTGATGACGGGCGTTAAACAGGATGTAGCCGTTAAACTGTACGGCGAAGACCTGCAGGTGCTGGGCGATTATGCCGCCCGCATTGGCCGGGTAGTCAGTACCGTGCCGGGAGCCAAAGACCTGTACGTCGAACAGGTATCGGGCCTGCCCCAGATCGTTGTCAAGTTCGACCGCGATGCCCTGGCCCGTTTCGGCCTGTCCATCGAAGAAGCAAACCGCTACCTGCAGGCCGCCTTTGCGGGCGCATCGGCCGGGCTCGTTTATGAAGGCGAACGGCGTTATGATCTGGTTGTTCGCCTGCAGGAACAGAGTCGCCAGCGGCTGGAGGATGTTCAGAATCTGCTGCTGACCACCGCGGGCGGGCAGGCTGTTCCGCTGGGTCAGGTCGCCAACGTATCTTTTCAGAACAGTATCAATCAGGTACAGCGTGAAAACGCCCAGCGTCGGATTACCGTGGCCTTCAACGTGCGGGAGCGCGACGTAGCGAGTGTGGTAAACGAGTTGCAGGAGAAACTGGCGCAGCAGATTAAACTCCCTGCCGGGTATTACGTGACGTACGGCGGTCAGTTTCAGAACCTTCGGGAAGCCGAACAGCGCCTGAGTATTGCCGTTCCCGTAGCGCTCGGACTGATCTTTCTGCTGCTGTTCTTTACGTTCGGGTCGATCCGGCAGAGCCTGCTGATTTTCTCGGCCATCCCCCTGGCCGCCATTGGGGGCGTTGTGGCACTCTGGCTGCGGGGTATGCCGTTCAGCATTTCGGCCGGAGTAGGATTCATTGCCCTGTTTGGCGTCTCGGTACTCAACGGCATCGTTCTCATCGGCGAGTTTAACCACCTGAAAACCGAAACCGATCTTTCGCTGTACGACCGGATTTTGCAGGGAACGGCTACCCGGCTGCGCCCCGTGCTGATGACTGCCCTTGTAGCCTCACTCGGCTTTCTACCGATGGCACTAGCCCAGACGGCGGGTGCCGAAGTACAGCGCCCGCTCGCCACAGTGGTTATTGGCGGGTTGATTTCCGCTACGTTGCTGACCCTGCTGGTTCTGCCCTGCCTGTACGGGTGGGAACAAAGCATAGCCAGGAATCAGTCGGCGACCAGGACAACGCTCCCCGCCCATGCCGGAAAGCTGACGGTTGGCTTGCTTCTTTTGCTCGCGGCAAGCGCACAGGCCCAGGCCCCGACGCAGCTTACGCTCGATGCAGCGTTGAATCAGGCACTGACTAACAACGGCTCCGGCCAGGTGAGCCGTCTGAACATCGCTATTCAGCAGACGGGTCGGCGGACGGCCCGCGACATCAGTCGGCTCGACGTTTCCTGGGTGGGTGGCCAATACAACTCCATACGGTGGGACAACAACTTTACCATTTCGCAGAGTATTCCCAACGGGAAACTGATCCGCAACCAGGAACGACTCGCCGATGCCACTATTCGCGGTAGCGAACTACAGGCCCGGCTGCTACAGGTTGAGCTTCGCAGTCGGGTAAAGAGTACGTACCTGACGCTGGCGTATCTAAATGAGCGGCTGACATTACTATCGGTTCAGGATAGCCTCCTGGTTGCGTTCCGACGGGCCACCGAGGTTCGGCAACGTACCGGCGAAGGTACCGGCCTTGAAGTCGCCACAGCCGAGAATCTGCTGGGCGAACTGCGTAACCAACTCGCCCTGACCTCCGCCGATCGTACCATTGCCCTGAGTAATCTGCAAACCCTGCTGAATACGACCAGCCCACTGGACCTCCCCACCGCTCCCCTGCCCCGCCGGGCGTTACCGGTCTTTTCTGATTCGGCAGTCGCACAGAATCCAACGCTGGCCCTGCTGCAACAACAGGTATCCATCGCCGAGGGGCAGATTGCCGTGGAGCAGGCCAAATTACGGCCGGACTACGTCGTGGGGTATTTCAACCAGTCGCTGATTGGCACGCAGACGATCGAAGGCCCTAACGGTGTGCCCCAGGAGCGTTTTTTCAACGGGGGCAAACGATTCCAGGGGGTGCAGGCCGGCATTTCCATTCCCGTGTTCCAGCGCGCGCAACGCGCCCGGATCGAGTCGGCGAAACTGGGCCAGCAGCTGGCCGAAGCGTCGCTGGCTTACAATCAGCGCAACCTGCAGGGCGAACTGGCAGTCGCGGTTCAGGAAATCCGTAAGCAGCAGACCAGCCTGTCGTACTACGAACAGACCGGTTTGCCCGTTGCCCAGCGGCTGGCCGAAGGAGCCGAAAAAGCGTTCCGGGCGGGCGAAGCCGGCTATCTGGAATACGCCCAGGCGCTGACCCGCTCCTACCAGACCCGCACCACCTACCTCGACACCATCAATCAATACAACCAGGCCGTTATTGCCCTCGAGCAATTGCTGGGTCTCCCTTAA
- a CDS encoding efflux RND transporter periplasmic adaptor subunit codes for MFTTYLYRTLLAISVLTGPIACRQPAEEQAHEEDHAHEEAPADLVELTDDQMRMADVALGTVGQRNLGQQLTVNGRLAVPPQSQVTITALQGGFVRTIPLLPGQPVRKGQVLARIENPDLIVLQQEYAESQSRLTYLETELVRQKELSRENVSALKVLQQTTADLNATRARVTGLAQRIRLVGLSPQAALAGKFSAVYVVTAPVAGVVTDVVATAGQYVQPADVIAKLTGSQGLYAELIVFEKDLPQLREGQRVSLRITNETRERSARITYINRAIDADRSVRVVARLDQADARLTPNTFLKASLDLGASRVAALPEEAIVSAEGRDYIFVVTNEKTPEPHEHEAEEDDAHDHTQEKAGSHEHGTVFKQIPVRRGVTESGYSQVTLPEPFDLTKTQVVTKGAYALLSQLKAASGEEEGHAH; via the coding sequence ATGTTCACGACATACCTATACCGTACCCTCCTCGCCATCAGTGTATTGACCGGACCGATTGCCTGCCGTCAACCAGCGGAGGAACAGGCCCACGAGGAGGACCACGCCCACGAAGAGGCCCCGGCCGACCTGGTTGAGCTGACGGACGATCAGATGCGGATGGCGGACGTAGCGCTGGGTACCGTCGGCCAGCGCAACCTGGGTCAACAATTGACCGTTAACGGGCGACTGGCGGTTCCTCCGCAAAGTCAGGTCACCATCACTGCCCTGCAGGGCGGCTTTGTCCGGACGATTCCCCTCCTGCCCGGTCAGCCCGTCCGGAAGGGCCAGGTGCTGGCCCGAATCGAAAACCCGGACCTGATTGTTTTACAACAGGAATACGCCGAAAGCCAAAGTCGCCTGACCTATCTGGAGACAGAACTAGTCCGGCAGAAGGAACTGAGCCGTGAGAACGTGAGCGCCCTGAAAGTGCTCCAGCAAACCACCGCCGATCTGAATGCTACCCGCGCCCGCGTAACGGGCCTGGCGCAGCGAATTCGCCTGGTAGGTCTCTCCCCACAAGCCGCGCTGGCGGGTAAATTCAGTGCGGTTTACGTCGTCACCGCGCCGGTGGCGGGTGTGGTTACCGACGTAGTAGCCACGGCGGGTCAGTACGTTCAACCAGCCGATGTGATTGCCAAACTGACCGGCAGCCAGGGGTTGTATGCCGAACTGATCGTCTTTGAAAAAGACCTGCCTCAGCTCCGGGAAGGGCAGCGCGTCAGCCTCCGGATTACGAACGAAACGCGGGAACGTAGCGCCCGGATTACGTACATCAACCGGGCGATCGATGCCGACCGATCGGTCCGGGTCGTGGCCAGACTGGACCAGGCCGATGCCCGGCTGACGCCCAATACGTTCCTGAAAGCCAGCCTGGATCTGGGTGCCAGCCGGGTAGCGGCCCTGCCCGAAGAAGCCATCGTTTCGGCCGAAGGCAGAGATTACATTTTTGTGGTAACGAACGAAAAAACTCCCGAGCCTCACGAACACGAAGCGGAGGAAGACGACGCGCACGACCATACTCAGGAGAAAGCCGGATCGCACGAGCACGGTACCGTTTTTAAACAGATACCCGTGCGTCGGGGCGTCACCGAAAGCGGGTATTCGCAGGTAACGCTGCCCGAACCATTTGACCTGACGAAAACGCAGGTTGTCACGAAAGGAGCCTACGCGTTGCTCTCGCAGCTCAAAGCCGCCAGTGGCGAAGAAGAAGGTCACGCACATTAA
- a CDS encoding heavy metal translocating P-type ATPase produces the protein MKKLQLDLPVLLPDVPDQKDQCVHRLMSLLDDRPGIDKLHIRSATSEHPDQLCIHYDPGIISLDRVQTLARQTGAEITHRYGHYVGRLQGIRHARQARTVSQQISRWPGVLSAPVSASGAVRLEFDQEVTSLDTLFGKLSRQGNPVQAPAPDQHHEPTHAAHEHQHDHDDTHEHDHTQEKEAGDAHVHGGGHDHEHGGIFGPNTELIFAILCAVSLAIGFGLSFVTTLPDWVSLILYGLAYFFGGFFTAKEAIEAIRQGEFEIDFLMLVAAAGAGALGEWSEGALLLALFSLGHALEHYAMNRARKSISALADLSAKTATVRRDGKAEEIDVNALRVGDVIIVKPNSKIAADGVVIKGAGPVNQAPITGESVPVDKTAMAGNTDPAKANAESQVFAGTINGTSVLEISVTKAASDSTLARLIKLVNEAESQQSPTQQFTDRFEKWFVPAVLSLVVTLCFAFLVIDEPFSASFYRAMAVLVAASPCALAISTPSAVLSGVARAAREGVLVKGGRPLEDLGELTAIAFDKTGTLTQGKPQLNKIVPLSGTTDEQLLSIAVAVEGLSDHPLASAIVQGGKEKLGDTSIPDASSLKALTGRGVQAEVAGQPVFIGNKALFEEQKTLTDAVRQQADQLEAEGHTAMIVRQGDTFLGVLGVMDTPRPEARQTLSSLKALGIQQMIMLTGDNQRVADAIAQEVGLTNAKGDLLPDAKVQFVQQIREKEGKVAMVGDGVNDAPAMAKSTVGIAMGAAGSDVALETADIALMGDQLDKLPFAIGLSREARRIIRQNLFISLGMVALLIPLTILGIARIGPAVIAHEGSTLIVVFNALRLLAYQVKSADGSK, from the coding sequence ATGAAAAAACTTCAGCTCGATTTACCCGTCCTGTTACCCGACGTACCGGACCAGAAAGACCAGTGCGTACACCGCCTGATGAGCCTGCTCGACGACCGGCCCGGCATCGACAAACTACATATTCGATCGGCCACGAGTGAGCACCCGGATCAGCTTTGTATCCACTACGATCCTGGGATAATCTCCCTGGACCGGGTACAGACGCTGGCCCGGCAGACCGGGGCTGAGATTACGCACCGTTACGGTCATTACGTGGGCCGTTTGCAGGGTATTCGGCACGCCCGGCAGGCGCGTACGGTTTCGCAGCAGATTTCCCGCTGGCCGGGCGTACTGAGTGCACCGGTCTCGGCATCGGGTGCTGTGCGCCTGGAGTTTGATCAGGAAGTTACCAGTCTGGATACGCTGTTCGGGAAGCTCAGCCGACAAGGGAACCCCGTCCAGGCACCCGCCCCCGACCAGCATCATGAACCCACTCATGCGGCTCACGAGCATCAGCACGATCATGACGATACGCATGAGCACGACCATACCCAGGAGAAAGAAGCCGGAGATGCACACGTGCATGGCGGAGGGCATGACCACGAACACGGGGGCATTTTCGGTCCTAACACCGAACTGATCTTCGCTATCCTGTGCGCCGTCAGTCTGGCGATTGGGTTCGGCCTGTCGTTTGTTACGACGCTGCCCGACTGGGTAAGCCTAATCCTGTACGGTCTGGCTTATTTCTTCGGCGGTTTCTTTACGGCCAAAGAAGCGATCGAAGCAATCCGGCAGGGCGAATTTGAAATTGATTTCCTGATGCTGGTCGCAGCCGCGGGAGCCGGGGCGTTGGGCGAATGGTCGGAAGGCGCGCTGCTGCTGGCCCTGTTTAGTCTGGGGCACGCGCTGGAGCATTACGCCATGAACCGCGCCCGCAAATCCATTTCGGCCTTGGCCGATCTGAGCGCCAAAACCGCAACCGTTCGGCGGGATGGCAAAGCCGAAGAAATCGACGTAAACGCGCTTCGGGTTGGCGATGTCATCATCGTGAAACCCAACAGCAAGATTGCCGCCGATGGTGTCGTAATCAAAGGGGCGGGCCCGGTGAATCAGGCTCCCATTACGGGCGAAAGCGTACCGGTCGACAAAACGGCGATGGCCGGCAATACCGACCCGGCCAAAGCCAACGCCGAAAGTCAGGTGTTTGCCGGCACCATCAACGGCACCAGCGTACTGGAAATCAGCGTAACGAAAGCAGCCAGTGATTCAACCCTCGCCCGACTGATCAAGCTCGTCAACGAAGCCGAATCCCAGCAGTCGCCCACGCAGCAGTTCACCGACCGCTTCGAAAAATGGTTTGTTCCCGCCGTACTTAGTCTCGTCGTTACACTCTGCTTCGCCTTTCTGGTCATTGACGAGCCCTTTTCGGCCAGTTTCTACCGGGCTATGGCGGTTCTGGTGGCTGCCAGTCCCTGTGCCCTCGCCATCTCAACCCCATCGGCGGTGCTGAGTGGCGTAGCCCGGGCCGCCCGTGAGGGTGTTCTCGTCAAAGGCGGCCGACCGCTGGAAGATCTGGGCGAGCTAACCGCCATTGCCTTTGACAAAACCGGCACGCTGACGCAGGGCAAGCCGCAGCTCAATAAAATCGTGCCTTTATCGGGTACTACCGACGAGCAGCTCCTGAGTATTGCCGTGGCCGTTGAAGGGCTGAGCGACCACCCGCTGGCGTCGGCCATTGTGCAGGGCGGGAAGGAAAAACTGGGCGATACATCCATCCCCGACGCTAGCAGCCTGAAAGCCCTTACCGGGCGGGGTGTACAGGCCGAGGTGGCCGGACAGCCGGTGTTTATTGGGAACAAAGCCTTGTTCGAGGAGCAGAAAACCTTGACCGATGCCGTACGCCAGCAGGCCGACCAACTGGAAGCGGAAGGGCACACGGCCATGATCGTGCGACAGGGCGATACATTTCTGGGCGTATTGGGCGTCATGGACACCCCACGCCCGGAAGCCCGCCAAACGCTGTCGAGTCTGAAGGCACTGGGTATTCAGCAGATGATTATGCTTACCGGCGACAACCAGCGCGTGGCCGATGCCATTGCGCAGGAAGTTGGCCTGACCAATGCCAAAGGCGACCTCCTACCCGATGCCAAAGTTCAGTTTGTGCAGCAGATCCGGGAGAAAGAAGGCAAAGTAGCGATGGTGGGCGATGGCGTAAACGATGCCCCAGCCATGGCCAAAAGTACGGTTGGCATTGCCATGGGAGCTGCCGGTTCGGACGTAGCGCTGGAAACAGCCGACATCGCGCTCATGGGCGATCAACTGGACAAACTCCCCTTTGCCATTGGCCTGAGCCGCGAAGCCCGGCGCATCATCCGGCAAAACCTTTTTATCAGCCTGGGTATGGTGGCCCTGCTGATTCCCCTGACCATACTGGGCATCGCCCGAATCGGTCCGGCGGTCATTGCGCACGAAGGCTCGACGCTGATCGTCGTCTTTAACGCCCTAAGATTGCTAGCCTATCAAGTGAAATCGGCAGATGGGAGTAAGTAG
- a CDS encoding DUF2185 domain-containing protein, producing MNKNYKLKKEEIKFLTDFPGGCLSSDKIVIEGLVVGFMYREEPDIAEDNGWRFFSGTESDEYINDAKNLAYYSVNTIANYDPSILPYLESPIGSEFMRIAGTNQFRQLE from the coding sequence ATGAACAAAAATTACAAGCTTAAAAAAGAGGAAATTAAGTTTTTAACTGATTTTCCGGGAGGCTGTTTGTCTAGTGACAAGATTGTTATTGAAGGCTTAGTCGTGGGCTTTATGTATCGAGAAGAACCAGACATTGCTGAGGACAACGGATGGCGTTTCTTTTCAGGGACAGAATCAGATGAATACATCAACGATGCGAAAAACTTGGCTTACTATTCAGTCAATACCATTGCCAATTATGACCCAAGTATCCTGCCCTATTTAGAGTCGCCCATTGGTAGCGAGTTTATGCGGATAGCGGGCACTAATCAGTTTAGGCAACTTGAATAA
- a CDS encoding HNH endonuclease, with the protein MTGLLYAGIYTLQRHSNKPSNWIMNKYWLINQGGGWRFALHTDKSVRKMGHHADIPIKRHVKVKADRSPYDGDWVYWSSRMGKHPQISQRVAQLLKRQEGQCPHCKLFFKGEEIMEVDHITPRSRGGKDEYENLQLLHRHCHDTKTAQDQKAGRYV; encoded by the coding sequence ATGACTGGCTTACTTTATGCCGGAATATATACTTTGCAACGCCATAGCAACAAACCTTCGAATTGGATAATGAACAAATACTGGCTCATTAACCAAGGTGGGGGTTGGCGTTTCGCATTGCACACGGATAAATCGGTCAGAAAAATGGGCCATCACGCCGACATACCGATCAAACGACACGTCAAAGTGAAGGCAGATCGGAGTCCGTATGATGGAGATTGGGTTTATTGGAGTAGCCGCATGGGGAAACATCCGCAAATCAGCCAACGAGTAGCCCAACTACTCAAACGACAGGAAGGCCAATGCCCCCATTGCAAACTGTTCTTTAAAGGTGAAGAAATTATGGAAGTAGACCACATCACCCCCCGCTCAAGGGGTGGTAAGGACGAGTACGAAAACCTCCAATTGCTTCACCGTCATTGCCATGACACGAAAACCGCACAGGATCAGAAAGCGGGGAGGTATGTATGA
- the istA gene encoding IS21 family transposase, with the protein MFQLRRILQLRQQGFSQRRIASALAISRTTVEHYLRIVEAHFSDLAQALSWQDDQLHRLFTHRVPQPEADRLGDLYQRFENYEAQLAKPGVTRHHLWLAYKQANPNAIQYSQFCERYRTWRLNQQTVMHLEHKAGETLFVDYAGKKLALVDPTTGQPQPVELFVAVLACSQLTFAKAVASQRKADFLQALSDALTYFGGVPEAIVPDNLKAAVTKANRYEPDLNESIEDFAAHYSTCIYPARSGKPRDKALVEKTISILYSRVYVPLQEQSFHSLKELNQAIAQQVEVHNRQCFQGKPYSRRQRFETLEEATLMPLPLQPYRSKAFRMAKVHPNCHVLLGEDKHYYSVPYRHVGQSVKLVYTAQTVEIYHDHQRIALHERQPEAYQYTTRREHLPSQQQWLSQWSAEYFIDQASQIGPHTRLAIQELLHTRSYPQQAFRSCAGVLSLVAKVGQQRLEGACERALTYGAVSYKLIRSILERNLDKTTSTEVTHKPLPTHENIRGADVYQ; encoded by the coding sequence ATGTTTCAACTCCGTCGGATTCTTCAACTCCGCCAGCAGGGCTTCAGCCAGCGCCGGATTGCTTCGGCTTTAGCCATTTCCCGAACCACCGTCGAACACTATTTGCGTATAGTCGAAGCGCATTTTTCGGACTTGGCTCAGGCTTTGAGCTGGCAGGATGATCAACTTCACCGCCTGTTCACTCATCGTGTACCCCAACCAGAGGCCGATCGGCTGGGTGATCTCTACCAACGATTTGAGAACTACGAAGCCCAATTGGCCAAGCCGGGTGTGACCCGCCATCACTTATGGCTAGCTTATAAGCAGGCTAACCCCAATGCCATCCAGTACTCCCAATTTTGTGAGCGCTACCGGACCTGGCGACTCAACCAGCAGACGGTGATGCACCTGGAGCACAAAGCTGGGGAGACGCTTTTCGTCGATTATGCCGGTAAAAAGCTAGCCCTGGTCGATCCAACTACCGGTCAGCCTCAGCCAGTCGAGCTTTTTGTCGCCGTGCTGGCCTGTTCCCAACTCACTTTTGCTAAAGCGGTTGCCAGTCAGCGAAAAGCCGATTTCCTACAAGCCTTATCCGATGCGCTAACCTACTTTGGTGGTGTCCCCGAGGCCATTGTGCCCGATAACCTGAAAGCCGCCGTGACCAAAGCCAACCGCTATGAGCCTGATCTGAACGAGTCGATTGAAGACTTTGCGGCTCATTACAGTACCTGTATCTATCCAGCCCGTAGTGGCAAGCCGCGCGATAAAGCGCTGGTGGAGAAGACCATCTCCATTCTCTATAGTCGGGTATATGTTCCCCTACAAGAACAGAGCTTTCACTCTTTGAAGGAACTGAACCAAGCTATTGCTCAACAAGTAGAAGTCCACAACCGGCAGTGCTTTCAGGGTAAGCCCTACTCAAGACGTCAGCGTTTTGAGACCCTGGAAGAAGCCACGCTGATGCCTTTGCCGCTACAGCCTTACCGGTCCAAAGCCTTTCGCATGGCCAAAGTGCATCCCAACTGTCATGTACTGTTAGGGGAAGACAAGCACTATTATAGCGTACCCTACCGGCATGTGGGCCAGAGCGTTAAGCTGGTTTACACCGCTCAGACCGTGGAGATTTACCATGATCATCAGCGGATTGCGCTTCATGAGCGCCAACCCGAGGCCTATCAGTACACCACCCGTCGCGAACACCTGCCCAGCCAACAACAATGGCTGAGCCAGTGGTCTGCGGAGTACTTTATCGATCAGGCCAGCCAGATCGGTCCCCATACTCGACTGGCCATTCAGGAACTGCTCCACACGCGGAGCTATCCCCAACAGGCCTTCCGTTCCTGTGCCGGCGTACTATCGCTGGTAGCCAAGGTTGGCCAGCAACGCCTGGAGGGGGCCTGTGAGCGGGCGTTAACGTATGGGGCTGTCTCCTACAAGTTGATCCGTAGCATCCTGGAGCGCAATTTAGATAAGACTACCTCAACGGAGGTAACCCATAAGCCTCTGCCAACTCATGAGAACATCCGGGGAGCCGATGTCTATCAATAA